DNA from Triticum aestivum cultivar Chinese Spring chromosome 7D, IWGSC CS RefSeq v2.1, whole genome shotgun sequence:
CATCTGGCTGCCACATCTCCTGTGGCCTTCGGGCCATGGAGGCACGATGGACCCTAGGCCTTGGTGGTGAGAGGGCTCCTGCTCCGTTTTAGGTGTTTTTTGGTCGATTAGGGTATATATCCTGTTCACAAAGGCGAGGACGGAGGCGGCTTCCTGGAGATGGAATAAGGTCCACCCCACCTAGCCCTGTCTGGCGCATCCAGCGTCGTCGAAGGGCGAGTGGATGTGTCTCCAGCGAATCTCATGTGATTCGGTAGGTGTTAGTCTTCAGTGGATCTAGTCTTCGTCCGTCTGTGTTCGTGTGTATAGGTTGGATTCTTCCTATctatgcttctcttcatcggcAAAGGTTGTTGTTTTTCTGGTGCGCTGGTCCGGTGAGGTCTTAGCACGTCCACTCATAGCTATCTACTACAACAACTTTTGCCTGGCACCGATGATGGAGGGGCGTTGACGACGGCGCGTCTTCGACTTATTATAATTGATCATGTATAGctataaaatatttattgaatataagtacAATAATAGAATGGAAAAAAAACTCATGCATGATTGCATGTGGTGGTGGGTCTTTTCCatgcatagttgcatgttgaggtgggcttTATCCCATACGTAATTGTACGGTAATGTGGCATGCTTGTATGTTGAGTTAAATAAGACAGTGATGGTGAATTTTTTAGGTATATATAGGATATAGGATGAGTACATCAACTAGGTGGAACAAATGTACCACACCGCGTTACATTATTGGTAGTGGAAGATCTAGAAAGTAGGACTAGGACCGTCGACTAGGACATATATTTCCAACAACAAAAGCACACATCACGATGGTTTTGATACTGAAGATAGGAAGTACAAGCACTTCGTTCAAGTTCGCAATATAATTGTGGCGCGGTCGTCTCCCTCCCTCcgccgtaaagaaatataagagcatttccACCTCTCCACGGCTGTCTCCGCCGGGACGCCATGGCAGAAGCCAGCAGCGAGGCCACCGGCGCAGCGCCTCCACCTCTCCACGTCGTGGTGTTCCCATGGCTAGCGTTCGGCCATTTCACCCCCTTCCTCGAGCTCTCCGAGCAGCTCGCCAGGCGCGGGCACGCCGTCACCTTCGTCTCCACGCCGAGGAACGTCGCCAGGCTGAGGCCCGTCAACCCCcgcatccgcctcctccccctgcccCTGCCGAGCGTCGACGGCCTGCCGGACGGCGCCGAGTCCACGGCCGACGTCCCGCCAGAGAAGGTGGACCTCCTCAAGGTGGCGTTCGACGGCCTCGCCGCTCCTTTTGCCCGCTTTCTTCACGAGGCTTGCgccggcggggacggcgcgacggagTTCGGCAAGAGGCCCGACTGGATCTTCGTCGACTTCGCACACTACTGGCTCCCACCCATCGCTGAGCAGCACAAGGTACATGCGTAGCTTTTCCATGGCGTACGTGCATGGCTCCCATCCCatcaccatgctccatgctggcttgCAGGTACCGTGCGCCTTGTTCCACATCTGCCCGGCGCCGTTCGTGGCCTTCATCGGCCCCAAGGCGGCGAACGAGGCGCACCCGCGGACGACGGCAGAGGACCTGATGGCGCAGCCGCGGTGGATCCCGTTCCCGACCACCATCGCCCACCGTCTCCACGAGGCCAAGGACATGCTAGTCCAGACGTTCCGCGCCAACGCGTCCGGCCCGTCCGACGCCTGCCGGCTCTGGCAGACGGAGCAGCGCTGCCCGCTCGTGATCCTGCGCGGCAGCCGCGAGGTCGACGGCCCGCTCTGCGGCCCCTTCCTCGCCGACCTCTTCGGCAAGCCCGTCGCCCTCTGCGGCCTCCTCGCCCCATACGACGCCGCGCTCGCCGCCCAAGAAACACTCGACGAcgagagcgagagcgagagcgCGAGCCTCATGCGCTGGCTGGACGAGCAGCCGGCGAGGTCCGTGATCTACGTCGCGTTCGGGAGCGAGGCGCCGCTGACCCGCCACCACGTCCGCGAGCTCGCGCTCGGGCTGGAGCTCGCGGGCGCGCGGTTCCTCTGGGCGCTGCGGGGGCCGAGCGCCGCCCTGCTCCCGGACGGGTTCGAGGAGCGCGTGGCCGTGGGCGGGCGCGGCGTGGTGCGCGCCGGGTGGGTGCCGCAGGTGCGCGTCCTGGCGCGCGGCGCGGTGGGCGCGTTCCTGACGCACGCCGGGCTGAGCTCGCTCACGGAGAGCTTCCTGTTCGGCCACCCGCTGGTGATGC
Protein-coding regions in this window:
- the LOC123167129 gene encoding putative UDP-rhamnose:rhamnosyltransferase 1, yielding MAEASSEATGAAPPPLHVVVFPWLAFGHFTPFLELSEQLARRGHAVTFVSTPRNVARLRPVNPRIRLLPLPLPSVDGLPDGAESTADVPPEKVDLLKVAFDGLAAPFARFLHEACAGGDGATEFGKRPDWIFVDFAHYWLPPIAEQHKVPCALFHICPAPFVAFIGPKAANEAHPRTTAEDLMAQPRWIPFPTTIAHRLHEAKDMLVQTFRANASGPSDACRLWQTEQRCPLVILRGSREVDGPLCGPFLADLFGKPVALCGLLAPYDAALAAQETLDDESESESASLMRWLDEQPARSVIYVAFGSEAPLTRHHVRELALGLELAGARFLWALRGPSAALLPDGFEERVAVGGRGVVRAGWVPQVRVLARGAVGAFLTHAGLSSLTESFLFGHPLVMLPLFLDQGVTARGMAARGVGLEVPREEGDGSFGRDDVAATVRRVMAEGEEGKAFARNAGELQAVLWDRAKQDEYVDDLVAEHLLRLRL